The Carassius auratus strain Wakin unplaced genomic scaffold, ASM336829v1 scaf_tig00002951, whole genome shotgun sequence DNA window ggtgTCGTGCATTGTTGTGCACACAAACTGTGAGACCTACAACATAAACATGTGCATACAGTAATGGAGCAAGGTCTCTTCTCACACATATGTTTGCACATTATTGCAGGATTTTTCCAGATAACAATGACGTAATTAACTTTGCCAGCTGGTTTGGTTTTGCCTTTCCTAACATGGTGCTGATGCTTGTGCTCTCTTGGCTTTGGCTGCAGTTCATGTACTTGGGATTTAAGTAAGTAACTCACATGCTgtacattaaattacataatgtGCCTAGGACATAAAGTAAGTGTTATTAGTTGGATGATATCAATTTGAGGCTATTTTGCTTTTCAgcgtaaaaaaaagttttggctGCGGTTTGAAAAATGAGGGAGACAAAGAAGCTTACAGAGTTATGAAGAATGAATACAAGAAGTTGGGCCCGATGTCTTTTGCTGAGGGCGCAGTGCTTGTCATCTTTGTGATCCTAGTGATCCTGTGGTTCACACGAGAACCAGGGTTCATGCCAGGCTGGGCCACTGAGCTCTTTAACAAAAATGGACAGTGAGTAAACTTCACCCAAAAACTTTTACATAATAGTTCAGATGAAAAAAGTAATGTTTCTTTGCATATTCATTTCTTTATATTGTCAATTTTTTCTCTGTGCAGATTTGTCACCGATGGCACTGTGGCCATTTTCATGTCAACCCTGTTCTTCGTCATTCCATCTCGGCTAGACTGTTCATGTTCTGTCAGTGCAAGTGATGAACATAATGAAGAAGCTGAATTAGCGGGCAAAGGTAAGGTGCTTCTGCATTCAGAGTCTCTGAACAAAACATCCATCAGTTTAAACTAGGTCTTCAATTCACTGGACTATCTGTTTTATAAAGAACAAGAACATCAGAAAAAGGACAAGAAGAAGAGACTGAAGGGTACTCCCACTCTTCTTAACTGGAAGGTGGTTCATGAACGCATGCCCTGGAACATAGTGCTGCTCCTGGGTGGAGGGTTTGCCTTGGCAAGAGGAAGTGAGGTAAGATGATGACAGAATAGCACATTATAATGGGCAATAAATCTACATTCATTAgtcaattatacaaaataaattatattaaattaaattaaattaaattaaatttcatctTGTTTAATACCATGGTTCTCAACCAGCTGGCTGGAGTGGGCCACAGGATGACtcaatttatattcattttttatatttgtgtaggAGTCTGGACTGTCAACATGGTTGGGTGAAAGTCTGGCCCCACTGCAGAGCATCCCACCCTTCGCCATCTCTCTGATACTGTGTTTCCTGGTGGGAACATTCACAGAATGCTCCAGCAACACAGCCACCACCACGCTATTCCTGCCCATTCTAGCATCTATGGTGGGTACAGTTTCACAAAAATGTTACTTggtatgaaaaaaaagttttaaaaatgtatgtaatatgtaaaaatttAACAAGTATGGAAGTGGTAATTATAAGCCGCCTCTATTTGCAGGCCACAACCATCGGGCTCCATCCTCTATACGTGATGCTGCCCTGCACCATCAGCGCATCGCTGGCTTTCATGCTTCCTGTAGCCACTCCACCCAATGCCATCGCTTTCTCCTATGGCAACCTCAAAGTCTTGGATATGGTATGGTTCAACACACTTGTCTTACTCCCTCACATTAGTCCCTTAACTGGGagttaaatgtcaaaatacattttagggGAACTGTTTATGCAAAACGTTGTGGgtaattgtattttctttttgtttgaagGCAAAGGCAGGCTTCATTCTCAACATCATTGGCATTCTCAGCATCAACCTCGGCATCAACACATGGGGAACGGCCATGTTCAGTCTAGGAACCTTTCCCACATGGGCCAACGCCACAAATGCAACAAGTACACCATGAAAATCTTCACATCTAATGGTTTCATGAAAACACTGAAGGgaaagagagggggggggggggggtaaaggaAGCTGATCCAAAAAATACCATCATCAAATCGACAAAAGGGTCACAGCATGCAGAGCATGTAGCATTCGTCTCCTCATCAATGCCCTCTGGAGCAAAAGCTTGTTTTTCTCAAACCTTTAGACATTAGCTTTTCAAGCACTATATTAGTGGCAGGTCAGGATTAACTCAGGTCAGCCTCCATTTAGTGTTCGAAACTCTGTAACACTTATTAACATCTTTAAAGTCGATGAAGTATGAGGACTTTGTAAATGTGAGTTAGCTTCCATGTAGCGCTCTTGCTAGCTCAGTTTGGGCAAAATCTGATCCAATTTCTGGTTCATTTAGAGCTGTTTTTGTCTACATTCTTTGTGGGTTTGGTTTCACAAGTAGGATTTCTTGTCTTCCATTTGTGCTGGTTCACgaaaattcaattaatttatggGGTCTGGACAAGACCTTTAATATTTTAGATCCCTTTTTGGATCTgtctatttaatacattttaatacatggCTTATTTGTAAAATCTTAATCTGTTGAGAAACACAgttaaagatttttaaatgccCCTACTTTGTAGAAGTAAATACTTGAAACATAAAAGTCACAGTGTCTTTTCAGAATATGTGCCTTTTCTcaaataaatctaattttgtgCAGTCTTGTGAGAAATTTCATTTACAGCCTGCAGCAACAATATTGTTGGCAACTGATTTCAAGTATATCgagttattttagaaaatgtagtcattttattgagttatttatattattaaagaaaaattgCAAATCTTAGGACCTGCATGTACTTTCCAgatatatctatttatctatctatctatctatctatctagccagggctatatttattttaaataaattcttgtgatgcaaagctgaactttcagcagtcataactccagtcttcaatgtcacatgatccctgGAAATCATTTTAACCTACCAATTTTGATGCAAAAGTTGTAGTGCTTAATATTCTTTTGAAAGCCACGATACACTTTGTTGTGTAGGTGCAAATgctaaaagaacagcatttttttttttaagtattttttttttccaacaataacaaaagCTGTTatttctttgttgaataaaagcatcgtctttctaaaaaaaaaaaaaatatcttaatgaacCTATTTTACAGTAACTTATAATTTAAAGATAAACTAGTGCTAAACACTAAATGAAGAATCTGAAATAAATATTCACAGGAAAATAAAAGGCTAtggggaaaaacacaaaataaataaataaataatcaacatatacatttatttattttattccagaCTGGCATTTAATTGTCCAAAACATACATTTCATTTTCTCCCCTTCCCCCTCCAAAATCATTTACAATAAATCACAATCataaataaagcacatattacATCTGACTAGAAACATTTTTCAAGTTATTCCTCCATTTTACACACTTACTGAAGTCTTTGAAAGCCTCCTCATTATTCATAAATCAAAAATAGGTAAATCATTCTCCTAAAagcactgtttgcactctgaatACAAGGATCATAGATACAGCACATACTTGGATAAGATATTAAATCTAATCTCTGCTATGTGCACTAAACAGCCACAAAGGGCCTGGCTCGCTGGAATGTGTGAGAAAGGGAATGCTAGATGGAGAAATGAGAAGAGATCACATCTCTTGCTCTCTTCGAACTACTGTTCTTTAAACAGCTCAATATGACCATTTCTTTCCTCTTGTTTTGTACGAAGTCAAAAAGAAACCACACGAAGCAGACGTTTGAAATGTCAAGGCTTGTAACGTGTGCAGTGTTCCCTTTTCAGTAAGCATTTTTCACATCGTTGTTTTATCTACACAATCTCTTGTTTGCAGAGTGAATTATGTATAATCAGAAACTTTATACAGATCTTCGAATGCAGAAGTCAATCGTTTCGACAGGTTCATGAAAGTTTCAACTGATTTGACTTCATTTTTTTGctcgttttttgtttttatccacACAAATAATCAACATCTCAAAATTAAGTTTGCTCACGTATCAAAATATATCTAATGCAACACAAATCTATCAATTATGTCAAGGTCTcaccataaaataatataaacgtATGCTATTTAGGATGAAAAGTTTCATGAAATATGATGTAGCTTATACTCATTAACATCAACAATATATAATGATCTTATCAGTGTTAAAcaccctcctcacacacacaaaatcatagAATGAAAACccatacatacacatgcatgcacatgatGAATAGAAATCCTAAGTACCATTCACATTACAGTGCCTTGCTCATACAAAAGTAACACTCTATATTTGCTGATGTGAATGATGGCAGTGTGAAATCAGAACAGGATATGTATG harbors:
- the slc13a2 gene encoding solute carrier family 13 member 2, with protein sequence MASVLRWLWVNRNYFIIFITPFVILPLPLVFPTPEARCGFAIILMALYWCTECMPLAITALLPVVLFPMMGIMESGKVCVEYLKDTNMLFIGGLLVAIAVEHWNLHKRIALSVLLIVGVRPALLMMGFMIVTSFLSMWISNTATTAMMLPISQAVLEQLSATEADSDEKELREGQDNQAFELTEVNIKQPLDNVTGDKPNNNPVLEERINALSELRRKEREAKYLSLFKGMSLSVCYSASIGGTATLTGTTPNLILKGQMDEIFPDNNDVINFASWFGFAFPNMVLMLVLSWLWLQFMYLGFNVKKSFGCGLKNEGDKEAYRVMKNEYKKLGPMSFAEGAVLVIFVILVILWFTREPGFMPGWATELFNKNGQFVTDGTVAIFMSTLFFVIPSRLDCSCSVSASDEHNEEAELAGKEQEHQKKDKKKRLKGTPTLLNWKVVHERMPWNIVLLLGGGFALARGSEESGLSTWLGESLAPLQSIPPFAISLILCFLVGTFTECSSNTATTTLFLPILASMATTIGLHPLYVMLPCTISASLAFMLPVATPPNAIAFSYGNLKVLDMAKAGFILNIIGILSINLGINTWGTAMFSLGTFPTWANATNATSTP